The following are encoded together in the Pseudodesulfovibrio indicus genome:
- a CDS encoding RHS repeat domain-containing protein has protein sequence MEERQRRLSHNQFGSLRLIVDMHDNVIKEVLYDPFGGIIEDTNPVFRIPLGFAGGLHDRNLGFVRFGWRDKSAGQRIWTLWSFRNAPKG, from the coding sequence ATGGAGGAGCGCCAGCGACGGCTCTCCCACAACCAGTTCGGCTCCCTGCGCCTGATTGTGGACATGCACGACAACGTGATAAAAGAGGTTCTGTACGACCCGTTCGGCGGGATTATCGAGGACACCAACCCGGTCTTCCGCATCCCCCTCGGCTTTGCGGGCGGCCTGCACGACCGGAACTTGGGCTTCGTCCGCTTCGGCTGGCGTGACAAATCCGCAGGACAGCGGATTTGGACGTTGTGGTCTTTCCGCAACGCCCCGAAGGGGTGA